The Scyliorhinus canicula chromosome 20, sScyCan1.1, whole genome shotgun sequence genome has a window encoding:
- the LOC119954812 gene encoding LOW QUALITY PROTEIN: adenosine receptor A2a-like (The sequence of the model RefSeq protein was modified relative to this genomic sequence to represent the inferred CDS: inserted 1 base in 1 codon) — MGGRGSIVTSLYITVEILIAVLAIAGNILVCWAVRVNPRLKSSTNYFLVSLAVADLAVGVLVIPASIVISAKITMNVHGCLFLACLVLVFTQNSIFSLLAIAIDRYIAVNHALRYTELVTSRRTHRVIVLLWILSLLLGLIPLFGWNHAGSATRVCPGNGTGFVWHSRANSSALPCAQVDCIFEQVVDLSYMVYCNFLSCVLLPLLAMLAVYAQIFVVARRHLRSLGGGPRSVLRGELRAAKVLLLVVGLFALCWLPXHVLNAQAALCPACQRPPLWVLDLAIVLSHANSAVNPIVYAFRLREFQLTFLGLARRDSWADAQHRALKGVLSIPMVTR, encoded by the exons ATGGGAGGGCGTGGGTCGATTGTCACCTCGTTGTACATCACGGTGGAGATCCTCATAGCTGTGCTGGCTATcgccggcaacatcctggtgtgcTGGGCGGTGCGGGTCAACCCACGGTTGAAGAGCAGCACCAACTACTTCCTGGTGTCGTTGGCGGTGGCAGACCTGGCGGTGGGAGTTCTTGTCATCCCAGCTTCAATCGTCATCAGCGCCAAAATCACCATGAACGTCCATGGCTGCCTCTTCCTCGCCTGTCTGGTCCTTGTCTTCACCCAGAACTCCATCTTCAGCCTCCTCGCCATCGCCATTGACCGCTACATCGCCGTTAACCACGCACTGAG gTATACGGAGCTGGTAACGAGTCGCCGGACCCATCGTGTGATTGTTCTGCTTTGGATTCTCTCGCTGCTCCTGGGACTGATTCCCTTGTTTGGCTGGaaccatgctggcagtgccacccgtgtCTGCCCGGGCAATGGGACCGGGTTTGTGTGGCATAGTCGGGCCAACAGCAGTGCGCTGCCGTGCGCCCAGGTGGACTGCATCTTCGAGCAGGTGGTGGATCTCTCCTACATGGTGTACTGTAACTTCCTGTCCTGCGTTCTGCTGCCCCTGCTGGCCATGCTGGCCGTCTACGCACAGATATTTGTGGTGGCTCGGAGGCACCTCCGCAGCCTGGGCGGTGGGCCCCGTTCTGTGCTCCGTGGGGAACTGCGGGCCGCCAAGGTGCTCCTCCTCGTCGTGGGCCTCTTCGCTCTGTGCTGGCTAC TCCACGTCCTGAATGCCCAGGCCGCTCTGTGCCCTGCCTGCCAACGTCCTCCGCTCTGGGTCCTGGACCTGGCCATTGTACTCTCGCACGCCAACTCGGCCGTCAATCCCATCGTCTACGCGTTCCGCCTTCGCGAGTTCCAGCTCACCTTCCTGGGATTGGCCCGGAGGGACTCCTGGGCCGATGCTCAGCACCGTGCCCTCAAGGGGGTCCTCAGCATTCCCATGGTGACGCGGTGA